From Bos indicus isolate NIAB-ARS_2022 breed Sahiwal x Tharparkar chromosome 4, NIAB-ARS_B.indTharparkar_mat_pri_1.0, whole genome shotgun sequence, the proteins below share one genomic window:
- the LEP gene encoding leptin — protein sequence MRCGPLYRFLWLWPYLSYVEAVPICKVQDDTKTLIKTIVTRINDISHTQSVSSKQRVTGLDFIPGLHPLLSLSKMDQTLAIYQQILTSLPSRNVVQISNDLENLRDLLHLLAASKSCPLPQVRALESLESLGVVLEASLYSTEVVALSRLQGSLQDMLRQLDLSPGC from the exons ATGCGCTGTGGACCCCTGTATCGATTCCTGTGGCTTTGGCCCTATCTGTCTTACGTGGAGGCTGTGCCCATCTGCAAGGTCCAGGATGACACCAAAACCCTCATCAAGACAATTGTCACCAGGATCAATGACATCTCACACACG CAGTCCGTCTCCTCCAAACAGAGGGTCACTGGTTTGGACTTCATCCCTGGGCTCCACCCTCTCCTGAGTTTGTCCAAGATGGACCAGACATTGGCGATCTACCAACAGATCCTCACCAGTCTGCCTTCCAGAAATGTGGTCCAAATATCCAATGACCTGGAGAACCTCCGGGACCTTCTCCACCTGCTGGCCGCCTCCAAGAGCTGCCCCTTGCCGCAGGTCAGGGCCCTGGAGAGCTTGGAGAGCTTGGGCGTTGTCCTGGAAGCTTCCCTCTACTCCACCGAGGTGGTGGCCCTGAGCCGGCTGCAGGGGTCACTACAGGACATGTTGCGGCAGCTGGACCTCAGTCCCGGGTGCTGA